Proteins from a genomic interval of Haloferax marinisediminis:
- a CDS encoding Eco57I restriction-modification methylase domain-containing protein, which yields MTDEQTEGIRRRLDEQLSLEEFEGGNLSTEAAATTFFQDLFVDVLGYETPLTREDDAPWQDLQVDEWPGTTEVLGVRLFAIADGFRVIYVELGRLSRAAERDVVYTLTQSDSTSEWATGGRFLAVFHAPDSGVWHLATAFRAGVDDITTSRLVLRRYLLGEGQTHSVVASALAELRQADDRLATRIDHVFRVETVTEAFYEDYKRTFELLYDDLREQGLEVERAHQYAHVTLTRLLFFYYLQTTRWTADRTDFVRWFHDQYRTSGDEQQFHETWLSALFFDRRTHSTGTDPRTALPDEVEAVLSDLPSMDGGLFQPIDADESDVFLSDSTLSVVIREFLEQYNFTISEESPYDVDIAVDPAMLGKIYESLIAEQERNEAGIFYTPRLEVDLMCRMALFEQLCDQTDATDTESKRRLVAFIFSTPREWKSTNTVDEDTLEAVLRDVRVLDPACGSGAFLVGMKQVLTELYEKLGVVVDFDRAQQILGTNLYGIDIKEWAVRVAELRLWLSLVDSEDELQLRTAPLPASSFNLYTGDSIVHRDDDPLDSVAPVRDGGFDIVITNPPYVDHQHIIQQDLTNRALDQMAHDEIRSRKSSYKTELVTSVQEQFGIKPYRTSDLYLYFFFVAIGALRDHGTLMFITSNTWLDTAYGKRLQQGLLELTNLEYIVDNRTKRSFVGASINTVLTLANRADDRTLSGDVGFVALGEPSHRLVSATTMDAVLVDSSSEQPTDQFTLGNERGRIHRFGNSRVVRLEESALWRLGGGTTTERRETRGSVRRSRVDVPTGTYTGNKWGRFLRAPSAYFDLLEAGSGVFTSLSDVAAVSSYLNTGGADDFFFVDVVEGDPTTDPSVTIRNRETGELFTAESDFVVPFVETPRHVSHVDLSKSEQESHILSIPKGTDLSRSHVGDYITWGEKRGYHTASGRRGRVEWWVLGSRSETNTKVVWPNRQNDRHFVAYNPDRTVTHRFYRLEPHDYVDLTAEELAALLNFSPTSLFTEVLATTGLGLGVLDVTGTTLQRVPIVDPAHLSDASRTTICDAFRTMSARPMGSIHDELGARAADDVALDAVAADRRQLDRELFEEYLGLDSREQLAIYSAIIQTVNDRIDKSRSL from the coding sequence ATGACCGACGAGCAAACCGAAGGGATTCGTCGCCGTCTCGACGAACAGCTCTCTCTCGAGGAATTCGAGGGTGGCAATCTGTCTACTGAGGCTGCCGCGACCACGTTCTTCCAAGACCTCTTCGTCGATGTTCTCGGCTACGAGACGCCGCTGACACGCGAAGACGACGCTCCGTGGCAAGACCTCCAGGTCGACGAGTGGCCGGGTACAACCGAGGTGTTGGGTGTCCGTCTCTTCGCAATCGCGGATGGTTTCCGAGTTATCTACGTCGAACTGGGGAGGCTAAGCCGTGCTGCGGAACGAGATGTCGTCTATACGCTCACGCAGTCCGATTCGACGAGCGAATGGGCAACTGGTGGGAGATTTCTGGCCGTTTTCCACGCGCCGGACAGCGGTGTCTGGCACCTCGCAACGGCCTTCCGAGCGGGTGTGGACGATATCACGACTAGCCGCCTCGTTCTCCGTCGATACCTCCTCGGTGAAGGGCAGACACACAGCGTCGTTGCGAGCGCACTCGCCGAACTTCGTCAAGCCGATGACCGTCTCGCGACACGAATCGACCACGTCTTCAGGGTCGAAACTGTAACCGAAGCGTTCTACGAGGACTACAAGCGCACGTTCGAGTTGCTCTACGACGACCTTCGTGAGCAGGGGTTGGAAGTCGAGCGCGCACACCAGTATGCCCACGTCACACTCACACGACTGCTGTTCTTCTACTATCTCCAAACTACTCGGTGGACTGCTGACCGAACGGACTTCGTTCGGTGGTTCCACGACCAGTACCGAACGTCAGGCGACGAGCAGCAGTTCCACGAAACTTGGCTCTCAGCGCTCTTTTTCGACAGAAGGACTCACTCCACAGGAACGGACCCAAGAACAGCCCTTCCGGACGAAGTCGAAGCAGTTCTCTCAGACCTCCCGTCGATGGACGGCGGCCTCTTCCAACCAATAGACGCTGACGAGAGCGACGTGTTCCTCTCAGATTCTACCCTCTCCGTGGTCATCCGTGAATTCCTCGAACAGTACAACTTCACCATCAGCGAGGAGAGTCCCTACGACGTCGATATCGCGGTCGACCCAGCGATGCTCGGGAAGATTTACGAATCGCTCATCGCTGAACAGGAGCGCAACGAGGCTGGTATCTTCTACACTCCCCGTCTCGAAGTGGACTTGATGTGCCGGATGGCACTCTTCGAGCAACTCTGTGACCAGACAGACGCTACCGACACCGAGAGCAAACGGCGGCTCGTGGCGTTCATCTTCAGCACTCCACGGGAGTGGAAGTCGACGAACACCGTCGACGAAGACACGCTCGAAGCAGTCCTCCGTGACGTACGTGTCCTCGACCCTGCGTGTGGAAGCGGGGCCTTCCTCGTCGGGATGAAACAGGTGTTGACAGAACTCTACGAAAAACTTGGAGTTGTAGTCGACTTCGACCGGGCACAGCAGATTCTCGGGACGAACCTCTACGGTATCGATATCAAAGAGTGGGCCGTCCGAGTCGCCGAACTCAGGCTCTGGCTTTCACTCGTCGACAGTGAAGACGAACTCCAACTTCGGACGGCTCCCCTGCCTGCGTCTTCGTTCAACCTCTACACCGGAGATAGCATCGTCCATCGAGACGATGATCCACTCGATTCCGTGGCCCCTGTGCGAGATGGTGGATTCGACATCGTGATAACGAACCCTCCGTACGTCGACCACCAGCACATCATCCAGCAGGACCTCACGAACAGGGCTCTCGACCAGATGGCCCACGATGAGATTCGATCGCGTAAATCATCGTACAAGACGGAACTGGTGACGTCTGTTCAGGAGCAGTTCGGAATCAAGCCGTATCGGACCAGCGATTTGTACCTCTACTTCTTTTTCGTGGCAATCGGTGCGCTCAGAGACCACGGGACGTTGATGTTCATCACGTCGAATACGTGGCTCGATACTGCCTACGGGAAGCGATTGCAACAGGGGTTGCTCGAACTCACCAACCTCGAATACATCGTCGACAATCGTACGAAGCGAAGCTTCGTTGGCGCGAGCATCAACACCGTTCTCACACTGGCGAATAGGGCCGACGACCGAACGCTGTCCGGTGACGTCGGGTTCGTCGCACTCGGTGAACCGTCCCACCGACTCGTTTCGGCGACGACCATGGATGCTGTCCTCGTCGACTCCTCGAGCGAACAGCCGACGGACCAGTTCACACTCGGCAACGAACGAGGACGCATTCACCGATTCGGGAATAGTCGGGTCGTCCGTCTCGAAGAAAGTGCACTCTGGCGACTCGGTGGAGGGACGACGACTGAGCGACGAGAGACTCGTGGTTCGGTTCGACGCTCACGCGTCGATGTTCCCACTGGGACGTACACTGGGAACAAGTGGGGTCGATTCCTCCGTGCTCCCTCGGCGTATTTCGACCTCCTCGAAGCGGGTTCAGGTGTCTTCACGTCTCTCTCTGACGTTGCGGCGGTCAGTTCCTACTTGAACACCGGCGGTGCAGATGACTTCTTCTTCGTCGATGTCGTCGAGGGTGACCCCACGACTGACCCGTCCGTGACGATACGAAATCGAGAGACTGGCGAACTGTTCACTGCCGAATCTGACTTCGTCGTTCCGTTCGTCGAAACCCCTCGTCACGTCTCTCACGTCGACCTCTCGAAGAGCGAACAGGAGAGCCACATCCTCTCGATTCCGAAGGGGACAGACCTCTCACGGTCGCACGTAGGCGACTACATCACCTGGGGTGAGAAACGAGGGTACCATACCGCCTCAGGCCGACGCGGGAGGGTGGAGTGGTGGGTTCTCGGAAGCCGTAGTGAAACGAACACGAAGGTGGTTTGGCCGAACCGACAGAACGACCGTCACTTCGTCGCCTACAACCCTGACCGGACTGTCACACACCGTTTCTACCGATTAGAACCACACGACTACGTAGACCTGACCGCAGAAGAGTTGGCGGCACTGCTGAACTTCTCACCGACGTCGCTCTTCACCGAGGTGCTAGCGACGACTGGATTGGGTCTCGGTGTCCTCGACGTCACTGGAACCACCTTACAGCGAGTTCCAATCGTCGACCCAGCACACCTCTCGGATGCGAGTCGGACGACCATCTGTGATGCCTTCCGTACGATGTCTGCTCGGCCGATGGGGTCGATTCACGATGAACTTGGAGCGAGAGCGGCCGACGACGTCGCCCTCGACGCTGTCGCCGCTGACCGACGGCAGTTGGACCGCGAGTTGTTCGAAGAGTACCTCGGTCTCGATTCACGGGAACAACTGGCCATCTACAGTGCGATTATCCAAACGGTCAACGACCGAATCGACAAGTCACGGAGTCTGTAA
- a CDS encoding alpha/beta fold hydrolase, translated as MSTSADSRTPEHSSPAEETWRGGFEAAQRTLFDAVGLDAKSTFIDLGHPYGRTHVFEAGSSTDDVPLLFVHGTAAFGAFLSPLMAQFGDARVVGFDRPGYGLSEAFVCTEQNLRQTVVDVIGGVVDELNIEQVDLVGHSMGGHAGILFANAHPERVRNLLLVGGIPAFPGTRPPLPLRALTVPLLNRVIRRLQKPDEAGVLDIAEVFGERDAIQDYPAFIQAIAAHERDPNSAAAGLSEFNALLSIRGWHRSVRISDEELRGLEHPTTMVWGEHDPLGRPDDVRASVQLIPNARFESVASGHIPYLRHPEQCAQFIREARKSPQ; from the coding sequence ATGTCAACATCGGCAGATAGCCGGACACCAGAGCACAGCTCGCCAGCCGAGGAGACGTGGAGAGGGGGATTCGAAGCAGCACAACGCACACTGTTCGACGCAGTTGGACTCGATGCGAAGTCGACGTTCATTGACCTCGGCCACCCATACGGACGAACCCACGTGTTCGAAGCGGGGTCATCGACCGACGACGTTCCGCTGCTGTTCGTTCACGGAACAGCCGCTTTCGGAGCGTTTCTTTCTCCGCTCATGGCCCAGTTCGGTGACGCACGCGTCGTTGGATTCGATAGGCCCGGGTATGGTCTCAGTGAGGCCTTCGTGTGCACCGAGCAAAACCTTCGACAGACTGTCGTGGACGTCATCGGAGGCGTCGTAGACGAACTGAATATCGAACAGGTCGACCTCGTCGGGCATTCGATGGGTGGACATGCGGGTATCCTGTTTGCGAACGCCCATCCCGAGCGAGTCCGGAATCTACTTCTCGTCGGGGGGATTCCGGCGTTCCCGGGAACACGGCCACCACTCCCACTTCGAGCACTCACCGTTCCACTCCTCAATCGAGTGATACGGCGACTGCAAAAACCGGACGAAGCAGGTGTCCTCGACATCGCAGAAGTCTTCGGGGAACGAGATGCGATTCAGGACTACCCGGCGTTCATCCAAGCGATTGCCGCTCACGAACGAGACCCCAACTCAGCGGCAGCAGGACTCAGCGAATTCAACGCGTTGCTTTCGATTCGGGGGTGGCACAGGTCAGTTCGAATCAGTGACGAAGAGTTGCGTGGACTCGAACACCCGACAACCATGGTCTGGGGAGAACACGACCCGCTCGGGAGACCGGACGACGTCCGAGCGAGCGTCCAGTTGATTCCGAATGCTCGGTTCGAGTCAGTTGCCTCCGGTCACATTCCGTACTTGCGTCACCCAGAACAGTGCGCCCAGTTCATCAGAGAGGCACGAAAATCGCCTCAGTGA
- a CDS encoding PGF-pre-PGF domain-containing protein, giving the protein MAGESGTEIREITVTLSRSTRSFSMDVRGFTEKPRDVEEVDSVDDTVLYLEIEGDETMDEYLEEATVVFTLSKSDLDARGTSPENVALYRYHNGTWEQLETSLLRENDGRYVMEATTPGTSYFAVGIRQPVLSVSDISTDTNVVVDETTSLSADVTNTGRADGNVTVDLTVDGDVVSNQTVAVASGESQTVTFDYRFDTAGTYVVTIGESSTEVVVGEPNPTLSLADLKADATTIGPGESVTLIATVTNTGDQEGTYTLTFEAFDSVVETRTVSVSGGQTEVVTFEQTIDSPGEYTLTVNGEAITVNVEEGKSKFGTTVPERTGQDDPTESSGLNYGLLAIMWVLVVIVIAAVGIRHRSRDR; this is encoded by the coding sequence ATGGCTGGAGAGTCTGGTACAGAGATCCGTGAGATCACGGTTACGCTGTCACGGTCCACGCGCTCGTTCAGCATGGACGTGAGAGGGTTCACAGAGAAACCCAGAGACGTCGAAGAAGTCGACTCCGTCGACGACACAGTGCTCTACCTAGAAATAGAGGGAGACGAGACGATGGACGAGTATCTGGAAGAGGCCACCGTGGTCTTCACGCTCTCGAAGAGCGACCTGGATGCCCGGGGGACGTCTCCCGAGAACGTCGCACTCTATCGGTACCACAACGGAACGTGGGAACAACTCGAGACGAGCCTGCTGCGAGAGAACGATGGTCGGTACGTGATGGAAGCCACCACGCCCGGGACGTCCTACTTCGCGGTTGGGATTCGTCAACCGGTACTGTCCGTCTCGGACATCTCCACAGACACGAACGTGGTAGTTGACGAGACAACGTCTCTCTCCGCCGACGTCACCAACACAGGACGTGCAGATGGGAACGTCACAGTCGACCTCACAGTCGATGGCGACGTGGTATCGAACCAAACAGTGGCAGTGGCGTCTGGCGAATCGCAGACCGTCACCTTCGACTACCGGTTCGACACCGCCGGGACGTACGTCGTCACAATCGGGGAGTCGAGTACAGAAGTCGTCGTGGGTGAACCGAACCCGACCCTCAGTCTCGCAGACTTGAAGGCGGATGCAACGACCATCGGACCGGGCGAGAGTGTCACCCTCATCGCGACGGTCACCAACACCGGTGACCAAGAGGGTACGTACACCCTCACGTTCGAAGCGTTCGATAGCGTCGTCGAGACGAGAACCGTCTCCGTCTCCGGCGGACAGACGGAAGTCGTCACGTTCGAACAGACCATCGACTCGCCTGGCGAGTATACTCTCACAGTCAACGGCGAGGCCATCACCGTGAACGTGGAAGAAGGGAAATCTAAGTTCGGTACAACAGTGCCCGAACGGACTGGTCAGGACGACCCTACTGAATCGAGTGGGTTAAACTACGGCCTGTTGGCCATTATGTGGGTCCTCGTGGTCATCGTCATCGCCGCCGTCGGCATCCGTCACCGCTCGCGGGACCGCTGA
- a CDS encoding helix-turn-helix transcriptional regulator, producing the protein MESALEEIEFLALSPNRVAALQYLTEEPRTRRELVELTSASQPTLGRILHDFEDRAWVRQEDSTYTATVTGKLVSRGFEELVGILETDVELRPIVRWLPADEITFDLDHLRAATVTTPSRVRPNAPVKRVLDLLNDANEVKVVSYAFNEQSLERIAERTAAGEQRFDGVFSSSAIDALADDSKLREQLRNLLTADGATIRIADDPIPVAATIADSVVHLFLRDDNGILQASVDIDEPEVHSWAETLFEQYWNTAEPLTIGHL; encoded by the coding sequence ATGGAATCGGCGTTAGAAGAAATCGAGTTTCTTGCCCTCTCACCAAATCGGGTAGCAGCACTTCAGTATCTCACCGAAGAACCGCGTACACGCCGCGAACTCGTAGAGCTAACCAGTGCGTCACAACCGACACTCGGTCGAATACTCCACGACTTCGAAGACCGAGCGTGGGTCAGACAGGAAGATAGCACATACACTGCAACGGTGACTGGGAAACTCGTCTCACGGGGGTTCGAAGAGTTAGTGGGGATTCTCGAGACTGACGTCGAACTTCGGCCAATCGTTCGGTGGTTACCAGCTGACGAAATTACATTCGACCTCGACCATCTGCGGGCGGCGACGGTGACGACACCTAGCCGAGTCCGGCCGAACGCACCCGTCAAACGAGTGCTCGACTTGCTCAACGATGCGAACGAGGTCAAGGTCGTCTCGTACGCGTTCAACGAACAGAGTCTCGAACGCATCGCAGAGCGGACAGCGGCGGGAGAACAACGATTCGACGGCGTCTTTTCATCGAGCGCGATCGATGCGCTGGCCGACGACTCGAAACTGCGTGAACAACTTCGGAATCTCCTCACAGCAGACGGTGCAACGATTCGAATCGCCGACGACCCGATTCCAGTCGCCGCCACGATTGCTGACTCAGTCGTGCACCTCTTCTTGCGCGACGACAACGGAATTCTCCAAGCTTCAGTCGATATCGACGAACCGGAGGTTCACTCGTGGGCAGAAACCCTCTTCGAGCAGTACTGGAACACTGCCGAACCGCTCACTATCGGCCACCTATGA
- a CDS encoding DUF1254 domain-containing protein gives MAMTNVAPDVESIAEDAYLYGLQQVIFYETRFNYTQNEGSNVYTGVNRWCIINDGQPITADFDAVVTPNATTLYATAFLDLQDEPLVIEMPEVTDRYFSLQLMSQYGTYFLYAGNQFNGTDARSYLILPGDYDGEVPSDFVTTDVVWAPTKTAFANVRYALHDPTDEDEIAHINELQAETTITPLSEWLANGHSGVPREEQSVVPGDYETFPRMSELTARQVEKQTAEDFFTFLSLVLNDPSMPLLGDSLRESAMLERLERVGVASGTQFDWDSLDSDTRNGLTSGFKKGFENVKNTGREQLADMNGWGVIQVSGDFQTDWMSRAVLADFGWAGPDWVGSHTAAFAFTGSDGKQLHGSNRYTITFDLDNLPPVTQFWSIPIYDAEGYFVHNELDRYSINSFMLDAGLLHVENNELVIYVQHDKPTDPDKAKNWLPAPAEGFRFTARFYGPHWSLIDGSYEMPTIQKE, from the coding sequence ATGGCTATGACCAATGTCGCCCCTGATGTAGAATCGATTGCTGAAGACGCATACCTCTACGGCCTCCAGCAGGTCATCTTCTACGAGACACGTTTCAATTACACCCAAAACGAGGGGAGTAACGTCTACACTGGTGTCAATCGCTGGTGTATCATCAACGATGGCCAACCAATAACGGCCGACTTCGATGCAGTCGTCACGCCGAACGCGACCACTCTCTATGCGACAGCGTTCCTCGACTTACAGGACGAACCCCTCGTCATCGAGATGCCTGAAGTGACGGACCGATACTTTTCGTTGCAGTTGATGAGCCAGTATGGGACGTATTTTCTCTACGCCGGCAACCAGTTCAACGGGACCGACGCTCGGTCGTACCTGATACTACCGGGGGATTACGACGGTGAGGTTCCGAGTGACTTCGTCACGACCGACGTCGTCTGGGCACCCACGAAGACTGCGTTCGCGAACGTCCGGTATGCCCTGCACGACCCGACCGACGAGGACGAAATCGCCCACATCAACGAACTACAGGCCGAGACGACCATCACGCCACTCAGCGAGTGGCTTGCAAACGGTCACTCAGGGGTGCCACGTGAAGAACAATCAGTCGTCCCCGGCGACTACGAGACCTTCCCACGAATGAGTGAACTCACTGCTCGACAGGTAGAAAAACAGACCGCTGAGGACTTTTTCACGTTCCTCTCCCTCGTCTTGAACGACCCGAGCATGCCACTACTCGGAGATTCACTGAGAGAGAGTGCGATGCTCGAGCGGTTAGAACGCGTCGGAGTTGCCTCCGGAACACAGTTCGACTGGGATAGCCTCGATAGTGACACGCGGAACGGACTCACTAGCGGGTTCAAAAAGGGGTTCGAGAACGTCAAAAACACCGGCCGTGAACAGTTGGCCGATATGAACGGGTGGGGAGTCATTCAGGTCTCTGGTGACTTCCAGACAGACTGGATGAGCCGGGCCGTATTGGCCGACTTTGGCTGGGCGGGACCCGACTGGGTTGGCTCACACACTGCCGCGTTCGCGTTTACTGGTTCAGATGGGAAGCAGTTACACGGGTCGAACAGATACACGATCACGTTCGACCTCGATAACCTGCCGCCAGTCACGCAGTTCTGGTCGATTCCGATATACGACGCTGAAGGGTACTTCGTCCACAACGAACTCGACCGCTACAGTATCAACAGCTTCATGCTAGACGCTGGGCTGCTGCACGTCGAAAACAACGAACTCGTCATCTACGTCCAGCACGACAAGCCGACCGACCCCGACAAAGCAAAGAACTGGCTCCCCGCTCCCGCTGAGGGATTCCGGTTTACCGCGCGGTTCTATGGCCCGCACTGGTCGCTCATCGATGGCTCGTACGAGATGCCCACTATCCAAAAGGAGTGA
- a CDS encoding DMT family transporter translates to MGTRRRLALFALASFFFGGTFVAAKAGLDYFPPLLFVALRFDIAAVALLAYVGVSTARDELLPRSVGDIIGILATGVFVIGLSNALLFVGQQYVSSGVGSIIFSLNPILTPVFAMVFLANERLSTRGAVGMLIGLIGVALVVQVDPTNLLDGAALWKGVVFMGAVSGALGTVLIRWADTSLSSTVRTAWALPISSLLTHSLSDVSGESFAMISWTPTALIALAYVGLFAGALAYIAYFGLLDDVGPIHGNLVFYAVPIVATLGGSALLGESISPLTIAGFVTIFVGFAVLASESIVAELEHLYETRVKTVARVN, encoded by the coding sequence ATGGGCACTCGTCGTCGACTCGCGTTGTTCGCGTTGGCGAGTTTCTTCTTCGGTGGGACGTTCGTCGCCGCAAAAGCCGGTCTCGACTACTTTCCACCGCTCCTGTTCGTCGCACTTCGGTTCGACATCGCTGCCGTGGCCTTACTCGCGTACGTCGGTGTGAGCACCGCACGTGACGAACTACTCCCACGCTCTGTCGGCGACATCATAGGCATCCTCGCGACTGGCGTGTTCGTCATCGGTCTCTCGAACGCTCTCCTCTTCGTCGGACAGCAGTACGTTTCGAGTGGTGTTGGGTCGATTATCTTCAGTCTCAACCCTATCTTGACACCGGTGTTCGCGATGGTGTTTCTCGCGAACGAACGGCTATCCACGCGTGGTGCAGTCGGGATGCTCATCGGGCTGATTGGTGTGGCCCTCGTCGTACAGGTTGACCCCACGAACCTCCTCGACGGGGCCGCATTGTGGAAAGGTGTCGTGTTCATGGGTGCCGTCAGCGGTGCACTTGGCACGGTTCTCATTCGTTGGGCAGACACGTCGCTTTCGAGCACCGTCCGCACTGCGTGGGCACTCCCTATCAGTTCGCTTCTCACGCACAGTCTCAGCGATGTCTCTGGTGAATCGTTCGCGATGATTTCGTGGACGCCAACGGCACTCATAGCGCTCGCGTATGTCGGTCTCTTCGCCGGTGCGCTGGCGTACATCGCCTACTTCGGCCTTCTCGACGACGTGGGTCCGATTCACGGGAACCTCGTCTTCTATGCGGTTCCCATCGTCGCAACACTCGGCGGTTCAGCCCTTCTTGGTGAGTCGATATCGCCGCTCACCATCGCTGGGTTCGTGACCATCTTCGTCGGATTCGCGGTCCTCGCAAGCGAGTCGATCGTCGCAGAGTTGGAACACCTCTACGAGACTCGTGTCAAGACCGTTGCGAGGGTGAACTAA